The nucleotide sequence GCCGCCGTAAACCGTGCGCCCGGTGTCGGTCTTCTTCTCTTCGGTGTGCTGCACGGCTTCTTTGTCGCCGCGCTTCAGGTAGTAATCGTAAAACGAGCGCCCGCTGTAATCGCGCTGAATCAAGCGCCCGCTCGGCGTGTAATAGTGCCCTGTGGTCAGAATAAGCGCCGAGCCGTCTTTGAGCGGGAACGGGTTCTGCACCAGCCCTTTGCCGAAGCTGTTCTCGCCGACCAGCCGCGCGCGGTCATGGTCTTGCAGCGCGCCGGCGACGATCTCTGCCGCCGAAGCGGTCTCGCGGCTGATCAACACGACGATGGGATAATCGTCGGGCGCGGGGTTGGTCGCCGTGTAATCGCGGTTTGGGAAGATCGCCGGGCGTCCGCGCATCGAAAGAATCTTCTGTCCTTGATAGAGGAAGAGGTTCGACACCCGCCACGCCTGATCAACCAGACCGCCGTGATTGAGTCGCAGGTCGAAGACCAGCGAGGTCATTCCCTGCTGCCGCAAGTCGATGACGGCTTTGCGCACTTCATCATAGGTCGTGGTGTTGAAGCCGCGATCCAGGTTGATGTAGCCGGTGCCGTTGCTGAGCATGAACGCGTTCGACAGCGATGGCAGCGGCACCGCGCCGCGCGTCAGCTTGAATTCAAGCGGCCCGGCACCGAGGCGATCCACTTTGACGACCACCTGAGTGCCATCCGGGCCGATCAGCTTGTTGCGCACCTGAGTTTGATTCAAACCCTCGGTAGATTCGCCGTTGATGGCGGTGATCAGGTCGCCATAGCGCAGGCCGGCGCGGTACGAAGCCGTCCCTTCCGTGGGCGCCCAGATATAGACCTTGCCGTTGCGCTGGACGATGGCCGAGCCGATGCCGAAATAGCGGCTGCGCTGGTCGTTCTGAAACTCTTCCCACTGCTTGGCGTCAAAATACATCGAGTGCGGGTCGAGCGTGCGCAGCATGCCGTTGATCGAGGCCTTGGCGGCGCGATCATAATCTACCGTCGAAGCCGACTTTTCTTGCGCCAGCAGGAGGGCTTCCGCAAAATCGTTCGCGATGCGCTTGCGCGCCTCGCCTTCATCGAGCGATTGCGCGGAGCGCTGCATGGGATGCGCACCGGCGAAGGTCAAAGGTAAGATCAGCGCCAGCGCCAACAGCAAGTATTTATTCTTCATCCAAGCCCGTCCTTGTTTTCCTGAGATGCAAGAGCAGCCGGGGGTAGCCAGTTTCTCTCCGCCCGAGAAGCCGTACGGCCCGAAGTGCCTCTGTGAATTGTACTCGAAGCCGACAAAAGAAAACAACACCCCGGCGAAATTGAATGGCGCACAGGCTTCAGCTAACATACAGGAGAGTGATAAGTGACCAGGAGAGTGCGAATGACAAAAGACATTTTGATTCTCGGCGGCGCGCGCACGCCGATGGGCGAATATGGTGGGGCGCTGCGCGACCTGTCGGCCATCGAGCTTGGCGCGATTGCGGCGCGAGCGGCGATTGAACGGAGCGGCACCGCGCCCGAACAGATTGACCACACGGTGATCGGCAACGCTTTGCAGACTTCGGGCGATGCCATCTACGGCGCGCGCCATGTGGCGCTCAAGGCTGGCGTGCCGATTGACAAGCCGGCGCTGACCGTCAACCGGCTGTGCGGATCGGGCATTCAATCAATCATCAGTGGCGCGCAGATGATCCAGCTCGGCGAGGCCCAGACGGTGCTTGCCGGCGGCATGGAATCGATGAGCCAGGCCCCGCACGTTTTGCGCGGCGCCCGCTGGGGACTCAAGCTCGGCGAAGGCAAGCTCGAAGATTCGCTGATGGTCGCGCTGCTCGACACGCACTGCGGCTACTACATGGCGCAGACGGCTGAAAACTTGGCGCGCAAGCACGACCTGACGCGACAGGCGCAAGACGAGTACGCCCTGCAAAGCCAGCAACGCGCCGCCGCCGCATGGGAGGCAGGCCGCTTTAGTGATGAAGTGGTCGCCGTCGAAATTCAGACACGCAAAGGCGTGACTCCCTTCGAGCGCGACGATCACCTGCGCCCCGATACGACGATGGAAGGGCTGGCCAAGCTCAGGCCGGCGTTTTCAAAAGACGGCTTCGTCACCGCCGGCAACGCGTCGGGGATTGTTGACGGCGCGGCCTGTGTCGTCATCGCCGACGCCGAGACGGCGAATAAGCTCGAAGCCACGCCGCTGGGCCGCATTGTCTCGTGGGGCAT is from Blastocatellia bacterium and encodes:
- a CDS encoding S41 family peptidase; translated protein: MKNKYLLLALALILPLTFAGAHPMQRSAQSLDEGEARKRIANDFAEALLLAQEKSASTVDYDRAAKASINGMLRTLDPHSMYFDAKQWEEFQNDQRSRYFGIGSAIVQRNGKVYIWAPTEGTASYRAGLRYGDLITAINGESTEGLNQTQVRNKLIGPDGTQVVVKVDRLGAGPLEFKLTRGAVPLPSLSNAFMLSNGTGYINLDRGFNTTTYDEVRKAVIDLRQQGMTSLVFDLRLNHGGLVDQAWRVSNLFLYQGQKILSMRGRPAIFPNRDYTATNPAPDDYPIVVLISRETASAAEIVAGALQDHDRARLVGENSFGKGLVQNPFPLKDGSALILTTGHYYTPSGRLIQRDYSGRSFYDYYLKRGDKEAVQHTEEKKTDTGRTVYGG
- a CDS encoding acetyl-CoA C-acetyltransferase encodes the protein MTKDILILGGARTPMGEYGGALRDLSAIELGAIAARAAIERSGTAPEQIDHTVIGNALQTSGDAIYGARHVALKAGVPIDKPALTVNRLCGSGIQSIISGAQMIQLGEAQTVLAGGMESMSQAPHVLRGARWGLKLGEGKLEDSLMVALLDTHCGYYMAQTAENLARKHDLTRQAQDEYALQSQQRAAAAWEAGRFSDEVVAVEIQTRKGVTPFERDDHLRPDTTMEGLAKLRPAFSKDGFVTAGNASGIVDGAACVVIADAETANKLEATPLGRIVSWGIAGVPPEIMGIGPVPASQQALAKAGLTLGEIDLVEVNEAFAGQYLAVERELGLDRERTNVNGGAIALGHPLGASGTRLVLTVLHELRRRQKRYGLATACIGGGQGIAMIVEAF